One genomic region from Gaiellales bacterium encodes:
- a CDS encoding Xaa-Pro peptidase family protein, translated as MPPRDEIEQRLRRFAAALAEDGLDAAVITQSTDLAYLTGTNQQAHLVVPARGEPRLAVRRTLERARMESPLAHIDPLPSLSGLGGVLRAAGLGPGAEVGFELDVLPASRYLGYVRRLDGFQVGDCSATIRRVRAVKSSWELERMRRAAEQVRLAAEAVPGMLAEGAVESHVQLEVEKVLREAGHQGQLRFRGFNQEMHYGQVLGGPSGAIPGYSDSPLCGPGPNAVLGKGPDHAVLRRGDPVIVDLVGGHDGYLADQTRTFSVGPLADDLRDAYDAAVRILRSVEERIAPGTPPSELFLHAEALAGDAGLGEHFMGHGDGRVRFLGHGVGMEIDELPVLAPGFDEPLQAGHVIAVEPKFVFPGRGAVGIENMYAVTEGGREQMTTASEELIEA; from the coding sequence GTGCCTCCCCGGGACGAGATCGAGCAGCGGCTGCGCCGGTTCGCAGCGGCTCTCGCCGAGGACGGGCTCGACGCGGCGGTGATCACGCAGAGCACCGACCTGGCCTACCTGACGGGCACGAACCAGCAGGCGCACCTGGTCGTCCCCGCCCGCGGCGAGCCGCGCCTGGCCGTCCGCCGGACGCTGGAGCGCGCGCGGATGGAGTCGCCGCTCGCACACATCGATCCGCTGCCGTCACTGTCGGGCCTCGGCGGGGTGCTGCGCGCCGCCGGCCTCGGCCCCGGCGCGGAGGTCGGCTTCGAGCTGGACGTGCTGCCGGCCTCGCGATACCTCGGCTACGTCCGGCGGCTGGACGGCTTCCAGGTGGGTGACTGCTCCGCAACCATCCGCCGGGTGCGGGCGGTCAAGAGCTCATGGGAACTGGAGCGGATGCGGCGGGCCGCCGAGCAGGTGCGCCTCGCCGCGGAGGCTGTCCCCGGCATGCTGGCCGAGGGCGCCGTTGAGTCTCATGTTCAACTTGAGGTAGAGAAAGTGCTGCGGGAGGCGGGCCACCAGGGGCAGCTGCGCTTTCGCGGGTTCAACCAGGAGATGCACTACGGGCAGGTGCTCGGCGGGCCGAGCGGCGCGATCCCTGGCTACTCCGACTCGCCGCTCTGCGGGCCCGGCCCGAACGCCGTGCTCGGGAAGGGGCCCGACCACGCCGTCCTTCGGCGGGGCGACCCCGTCATCGTCGACCTCGTCGGCGGCCACGACGGCTACCTGGCCGACCAGACGCGCACGTTTTCGGTCGGCCCGCTCGCCGACGACCTGCGAGACGCCTACGACGCCGCCGTTCGCATCCTGCGGTCGGTCGAGGAGCGCATCGCTCCCGGCACGCCGCCCAGCGAGCTGTTCCTGCACGCCGAGGCGCTGGCCGGTGACGCCGGGCTCGGGGAGCACTTCATGGGGCACGGGGACGGCCGGGTGCGGTTCCTGGGCCACGGCGTCGGGATGGAGATCGACGAGCTCCCCGTGCTGGCTCCCGGGTTCGACGAGCCGCTCCAGGCCGGCCACGTGATCGCCGTCGAGCCGAAGTTCGTGTTTCCGGGGCGCGGTGCCGTCGGCATCGAGAACATGTATGCCGTCACGGAGGGAGGACGCGAGCAGATGACCACCGCGAGCGAGGAGCTGATCGAGGCATGA
- a CDS encoding acyl-CoA dehydrogenase family protein has translation MSVRHPQTEEQQLLVDAVRTLAREQIAPGAAAVDKRAEFPWEVVELLRSHDVFALAFGEEYGGTGTGTLTFLRAVEELSWADATVGLVLAVQSLGAIAIELAGSPEQKQRYLPRWATGEWISAYALTEAGSGSDARAMRTTARRDGDGWVIDGSKRFITNAGVADTYVVFARTGDSISAFIVEKDAPGFSVARIEPKMGIKGSTTGELLFEGCRVPAGALVGDEGTGFRTAMRVLDRSRPGIGAQALGIAQAALDHALRYAGERETFGKPLAEHQGIQFMLADMAVKVEASRGLLYDVGVMLDQGIDGPELTKASAMAKLMCSDTAMSVTTDAVQILGGYGYIEEYPVERMMRDAKITQIYEGANQIQRLVIARELRRTGGG, from the coding sequence ATGAGCGTCCGCCACCCGCAGACCGAGGAACAGCAGCTGCTGGTCGACGCCGTGCGGACGCTCGCGCGAGAGCAGATCGCTCCAGGCGCCGCGGCCGTGGACAAGCGAGCCGAGTTTCCATGGGAGGTGGTCGAGCTGCTCCGCAGCCACGATGTATTCGCCCTGGCGTTCGGCGAGGAGTACGGCGGCACGGGGACGGGCACGCTGACGTTCCTGCGCGCCGTCGAAGAGCTGTCGTGGGCGGATGCCACGGTCGGGCTGGTGCTCGCGGTGCAGTCCCTGGGCGCGATTGCGATCGAGCTGGCCGGCTCGCCGGAGCAGAAACAGCGGTATCTGCCACGGTGGGCGACCGGCGAATGGATCAGCGCGTACGCGCTGACGGAGGCTGGATCCGGATCGGACGCGCGGGCGATGCGGACGACGGCGCGCCGCGACGGCGACGGCTGGGTGATCGACGGCAGCAAGCGCTTCATCACCAACGCCGGTGTGGCGGACACGTACGTGGTGTTCGCGCGCACGGGCGATTCGATCTCGGCGTTCATCGTCGAGAAGGACGCTCCCGGCTTCTCGGTGGCCCGGATCGAGCCGAAGATGGGCATCAAGGGGTCGACCACCGGCGAGCTGCTCTTCGAGGGGTGCCGGGTTCCCGCGGGCGCGCTGGTCGGCGACGAGGGCACCGGCTTTCGCACCGCGATGCGCGTGCTCGACCGGTCGCGCCCCGGCATCGGCGCGCAGGCCCTCGGCATCGCGCAGGCGGCGCTCGACCACGCGCTGCGGTACGCCGGGGAGCGCGAGACGTTCGGGAAGCCGCTCGCCGAGCACCAGGGGATCCAGTTCATGCTCGCCGACATGGCGGTGAAGGTCGAGGCCAGCCGCGGGCTGCTCTACGACGTCGGCGTCATGCTCGACCAGGGGATCGACGGCCCGGAGCTGACCAAGGCATCCGCAATGGCGAAGCTGATGTGCTCGGACACCGCGATGTCTGTGACCACCGACGCCGTGCAGATCCTCGGCGGGTACGGGTACATCGAGGAGTATCCGGTCGAGCGGATGATGCGCGACGCGAAGATCACTCAGATCTACGAGGGGGCGAACCAGATCCAGCGCCTGGTGATCGCACGCGAGCTGCGCCGAACCGGCGGCGGGTAG